The Dromaius novaehollandiae isolate bDroNov1 chromosome 4, bDroNov1.hap1, whole genome shotgun sequence genome contains the following window.
CTATTTGCACAGCAGAGGAACTTGCTAAGTACAGCATAATCTTTACAGGGAAATGGAGTCAGACTGCTTTCCCTAAGCAGTATCCACTTTATAGGCCCCCAGCACAGTGGTCATCAATGCTAGGTAAGTGAAGTATGTACAGTTTTAAGAACAGATAAATCTCTTGACTACCGTGATTCTTTTTGCTTCTTAATATTCAATTTTAAGCCAgctaatgcaaaaagaaagaaaatagccaGAGATACTAGGAATGAAATGCACAGATTGCAGTATCTGCAGTGCTTTCAAAATCTGCAACTGTTTTCAATTGACTTCTGTTTTCAATTGGCTACAGCTGAAATAAACAGTGATAAGTTGAATGTTTTAGTGTCCACTCATttttatacacattttttttaacctcagaagTAAAACAGAGAAGttgaagaaaaaaggacaatCTAAACCAGACTTTTATGTCATGCAATGTATTCACTCAAATAGGTGTTACTCATAGTTCTGACTacagcatgtggaaaaaaaatgaatatgccAGCAATGGTGTTCGTGATTTTGCTGAAAAGGGTGAAGCATGGGTATTAATGAAGGAAATAGAAGAAGCTGGAGAGAAAATTCAAAGTGTACATGGAATCTTCTCTGCTCCTGCCATTTCCAGTGGTACAGGACAAACCTCCACTGAATTAGAAGCGCATTCAAGACATCCCTTAGTAAGTAATTAACATACTGATTTTAAAGGTTTATATCATGTCACTAGCAGacaaaatcaaatatttgaatTCTCACTGGTAAGAACAATATAATGCAATTATGTTACTGAAAAAAGTCTGCCAAAATGCAAGGAGCTCTGTACGGTTTTTGTAAAGTGGAAGAGTTAAACAGAGcattacttttgaaaattctaaaataaaattatcaaaaATATGACCGGAACATTTCAAAATAAGTGATGAAATCCTGATGGATCATTCTGTTTCTTTAGGTTTCATTTGTTGTACGAATTGTGCCAAGCCCTGACTGGTTTGTGGGTATTGACAGCCTAAATCTTTGTGAAGGAGACCACTGGATGGAAGAAGTGTCAGTAGATCTATTTCCATATGATGCTGGAACGGACAGTGGTTTCACATTTTCCTCCCCAAATTTTGCCACTATTCCACAAGACACAGTTACAGAGGTAGGTGTATGTGCATGGTTTATCACATCATACTATACACTTCAAGTACTCCCTTTAAGAGATTAATTATCTTATAATTACACAGTAGACTCTCTTTCTTGCAAAACCAATTTCAGTATTTGGGAGTGCTAGTGCTATATAATGATTTGGTAAATAGCTGATAACTctactgcttttatttatttcctataTCTTTCAAATTCATTTAGGTAAATGTAGATGGATCATGAAAATTGGGCCTACCTTTAAAATAATTAACGTAAAGTATAGGtattataaaatgatttttaatggcTGTTAAAGCAATATGGAAAtcaaaatattcacagaaatCCTGTCAGGACTAAATATGTATCTAAATGGGAACTCTTGTAGAAAAGTAGAAAGTAGAGAATTGTTGCATGTACTATGTAGGGTGGGAGTTCTcagtaaaaaaaattgctgaaatcTGAAACTTAGATTTGAGGGAAGGGAGCCcaggaaagcagagaactcttttGCTGCTACAGCAGTGCCCCCAGTTTCAATCTTTTTCTCACTCTATGTTCTGTATTCCTAATACTTTGCTTCTGTCATTTAAAGGTGGTAGGAAACAGAGCATCTTGATTCAGAGGTTTTGAGTACTACAAGCATTCAGACAATCCTTTCCCATGTTTAAGGTCAACTTTTCTACAGCCACATGCTGTGCTCATGAGTAATGAGAAAAAATGGAGAAGCTGAAAACCAGCTGCATTTGACCTCCTATATCCCTATGACAGCTGCTATATCATACTTAATAGTATCATTTAATACTCTTGTAAATTCTAGCATTTTCCACCTTGTAATAATATCCAGTTTTCCCCATCAAACCATTTCATACATTATTCTGAGTTTTCAATACCTTCCACCCCAGTCCTTCATCCAAAGGTTGGCACAATCCATTGTGCCCAGTTCCCAGAGTATTTTGCACAAAGGGTCTGGGATTATCTGCAGTAGTTTTGTATGCTGGGGTTCACAGACTGGTGCAGTTTACTTGCCAAGAAGTATCACATAGTGTGTGAACATGatgttaaagcttttttttttttttttttgatatggtGATGTAGTTCATTTAAGGTTCCCTTTTTCATTCACAGATCACTTGCTCCTCTCCAAGTCACCCAGCAAACTCATTTTATTATCCCAAACTCAAAATTTTGCCACCTATTGCTCAAGTAACAATGGTGAAATTAAAGAAAACCCAACCGGGTCTTCCTATCTCTCATCTTAATCTGCCAGCTAAAAGCAATGAAATAATAGACTCTGTCTCAGGTGAGTGATTATTACTTTGATATGCTCAATTCAGTTTTTTCCATTCATTCAGAACGTGTGGAAATCTGGCAGGTGATGTGGATGAAATAGTCCGTGAGGCTAAATATTCTATCTGCAGAGAAATAATTTCCAGACTCACACATAGGAAATAAAACAAGCCAGTTGACATAGAAGAGAGTATCTGAAAAGAAACAATAAGGAATGAATTTCATATCTGAGCTAGAGTCTAAATGTTTGGGTCAGATCCACAGTAAGGGTTATTCAAGTCTTAGTGTAGATCTGTGACTTTTATGAGTCCCCAGACTCTCTGTAAATTTTGAAGTAAATACTCCTCCATGGGTTTTTGCATGATGAAGGAGCAAAAGAAGTATTATTGTTACCTCTTTCTGGGTCAGAGGGTTTTAAATAACAATTGAAATAATTCAGTTAATTGACTTTGACATATTTATGATAGCAACATGCATCCCCACATTAAAAAGCTAGCAAATAACCTTTTTTTACATAGGAAGACGTACAAACTACTGACTCAAGTCAGTCTTAAATGAAATTTTCAAGTCTCCAGATCAACAACCACTATGTTTGCTCTGAGGGAAAGACAACAGATGGATGGTGTCTACCTGGATATTCTCTTTATGCTTGCctaatggcttttttttaaaagcaaatgtaaatgtAAGAGAAAGGGTTAAGAATAAGAAGACTGACATCCCAAATCCCGTGTGAGAGAGCAATGGGCTAAATCCCCAGTGTATTCCTAGGATAGCTGCCATGTTCCAAGAAGGGCTTTTCCAGAATGAAGATTGCGTGCCTATAGGTCTGCAGTaaagtcacctcacaatcagTAAAATAAAGCTCATTCTCTACACAGATTGGAACAGCTCCATTTGGCCCTATTTAGCATATAAAGTTAaagcaatatatttaaaatatggtatttcaaaaaacatttctaatCATATATCCCCACTTACTGTGTATTAACCAGTAAATCAGTCTATTCAAAAACTTATTCCAGAGGCAAAAGGACAGATTCAATCACCAGAGATGAAATCATGTCTCTCATTCTCACCAGAAGCATGGGAATCAGTGACTACAACAGAAGTGGTTAGTTGCATTTTAAGAGGAAGCACAGTGACAGCAATTTATACCAGAGGTCACACATTCAGTACACCATTTAGAGATGGGTTTGTGCACAGCTATTTTATCCCCAAATGTTGTAATAAACAAACAGTACTGATGCAATTTCCTCTGACAAGCACCATTGTTATTTAACCCACTAAGGAATAAGCATCTGTATTTTCATGAGAGATGTTTACAATACAAGCATGTAAAGTACTTTAGAGTTTCTGACTTCTTTGGTTGCAGTAAattaaaagtacattaaaaacCCTTTTAGTATTAAAAAGTTTATAGTTACAGAATATCTCTGTTGGTGATGAGAACTGCAGTGCACATGCCAAAAAATAGCAAGATAGTATAgtgataaaaaaaggaaattttctttACTCGTGAAGCAAACTGGAACAAGAGTTAAATGGAATTCGATATGAACAACTTAAGGAACAATATCTATCTAGGAAGAAATCCAAGTCTATATAAATAAACCAGATAAAAGCTTTAATTCTGATGTTTTTAGTAAGCCATGCAATGGCAAATAAATTATCACATTGGCAGTAAATGATTTTGAAAGCAATCATTTGAATGCAATCATTTCAAACACAGGTTTCTTTGATGTGAATTTTATAATTTCAATTCAATAGATAATATCTACACTGACTGATTTTAGTGCCTCAAACAGTCTCTAGacttcaataataataatatcaatATCCATGAGTTCAGGAGctgaaaacagatgtttttatttattagacAACATATGGATTTTATTAATATCATATGTATTTTTGTATAAGAAAGGACGCTATTTGATCATCATTCCTTAATGCTTTGCCAACTATGTATTTGCCTTAAGCACAAATTTCTGTAAAGTTACCTTTTGATTGTGTATATTGCAGAAACACCACTGGACTGTGAGGTTTCGCAGTGGTCTTCATGGGGTCTCTGTAGAGGTCCTTGTGGAAAACCTGGGACCAAGATCAGAACTCGCTTTGTGCTTCTTCAGCCTGCAAATAATGGAACTCCCTGTCCAAATCTGGATGAAGAAACAGGATGCGAACCAGATAATTGTGTCTGAAATAAAGAACAGATAATAATTTAGATAATTTAAAAGTAGGATaagtttaaataaatttaaactaCATGTCAGTCAATGTTCCTTCTAATTCAGGTATGCTGTCCTATTTTACTGAAAAGGTATTTTAGAGTGGTTTTGAAAGTCGTTGTTTTATCTCAAGATTTTTGGGGGGTTAAATTCCTAAGGTTTAGTATAACAACAGTACTTGATCATTTACAGACCAAAAAACCCAGATAAATCCTTGTTATAAATATACTGTAAGTTCTTGGAGTACCCTCTAGTGGCAGAAAGGAAGACATTTGGAAAGATTGTAGTTCACACATACCAACAAATCTTTCAATCATAAGATCTAAGCTAATATGTTCTTAAATACTATAATTTGTTGATTTAAAGCTATTTATACctagaaatttaatttttttctctaaattatgTTTATTATAATTTATTGGCGTTTTTGTTGTCTTTCTAAACATGTTTAATGTGCATTACTTCAGAAACTGCTTGCATTACTCAGAGTGGTCAGATGTTTGCAGTATGATTATGACAATAACATAATGAAGGAAACATGTCTTGAGTCTTGTGAATGCAtgaaaaggtttgtttttctcGAAAGTGACAAAAATATCTACCATAAGGACACTTAGCCAAGAAAATGACAAGCAGAAATCAGAAGTTTGGATACTAGTAGAAAAACCCTAAGCTTAATTTAAAGTGTTAGATGTGATTTAAAAACTGACTAATGGTTGGTGTGAGTCCCTCATGGGACAACTGTCGCAAAAATAATCGATAGAAAGTTAACACTGTTGACCACAACATAAATTATATAATTCTCTTTATATATGCAATAAACGTGTCCATGTTTCTTTAAATGTGTTTCTTGCTACTTGTGTCATCATGATCTTTGTACAGAGCAAACTTACTGAGGTTTTAGAATTGTCTGAAATTAAGGTATACGTGAATATAAGTAAAGATAATACTTCAGAAACTGTTCCAGACTGCAAGTTTTAATGCTTGAACAGTCCTTTGTTGTAAGAAGAAAGTAACGTGTGACTTACAGCCTTGGCTACCAACTAGGAAAAGAATTTCGAAAGAAGAAACTTGAGTAGAAAATACAGTCAGCTAACAAAGCTTTTAGTGTAGCACGCTACAGATTTACAAATACACGATATAGATATTGAATGAGAGATCTTTGA
Protein-coding sequences here:
- the SPON2 gene encoding spondin-2 isoform X2 — translated: MENLMFVYCSCKIIWTLLITILGYASSLPVGDDSICTAEELAKYSIIFTGKWSQTAFPKQYPLYRPPAQWSSMLGVTHSSDYSMWKKNEYASNGVRDFAEKGEAWVLMKEIEEAGEKIQSVHGIFSAPAISSGTGQTSTELEAHSRHPLVSFVVRIVPSPDWFVGIDSLNLCEGDHWMEEVSVDLFPYDAGTDSGFTFSSPNFATIPQDTVTEITCSSPSHPANSFYYPKLKILPPIAQVTMVKLKKTQPGLPISHLNLPAKSNEIIDSVSETPLDCEVSQWSSWGLCRGPCGKPGTKIRTRFVLLQPANNGTPCPNLDEETGCEPDNCV
- the SPON2 gene encoding spondin-2 isoform X1, whose product is MLFANLESLKITIIVGPKGSSSGINSKTPTVFSCRPAQLPAKAGALPLPVLQRKYLGMENLMFVYCSCKIIWTLLITILGYASSLPVGDDSICTAEELAKYSIIFTGKWSQTAFPKQYPLYRPPAQWSSMLGVTHSSDYSMWKKNEYASNGVRDFAEKGEAWVLMKEIEEAGEKIQSVHGIFSAPAISSGTGQTSTELEAHSRHPLVSFVVRIVPSPDWFVGIDSLNLCEGDHWMEEVSVDLFPYDAGTDSGFTFSSPNFATIPQDTVTEITCSSPSHPANSFYYPKLKILPPIAQVTMVKLKKTQPGLPISHLNLPAKSNEIIDSVSETPLDCEVSQWSSWGLCRGPCGKPGTKIRTRFVLLQPANNGTPCPNLDEETGCEPDNCV